Proteins co-encoded in one Medicago truncatula cultivar Jemalong A17 chromosome 8, MtrunA17r5.0-ANR, whole genome shotgun sequence genomic window:
- the LOC11437534 gene encoding trafficking protein particle complex subunit 1, with protein sequence MQFFGGSEISPSPPAAPTAASGNNGHMLYVFNRNGICLLYKEWNRPLHTLNPHQDHKLMFGLLFSLKSLTAKIDPTSPQKGNLGVPQLPGQGCSFHTFRTNTYKLTFMETPSGIKIILVTHPRTGDLRESLKYIYNLYVEYVVKNPLYTPGSPIRSELFNTTLDQYVRGIA encoded by the exons ATGCAATTCTTTGGTGGTTCAGAGATCAGTCCGTCACCACCAGCAGCACCAACTGCAGCATCTGGAAACAATGGTCATATGTTATATGTTTTCAATAGGAATGGCATTTGCTTGCTTTATAAAGAATGGAATCGCCCTCTTCATACTTTAAATCCTCATCAAGATCACAAGTTAATGTTTGGTCTTCTTTTTTCCCTCAAATCTTTAACTGCTAAGATAGACCCCACTAGTCCCCAGAAAGGTAACCTTGGTGTTCCTCAGTTACCTGGCCAAGGTTGTTCTTTTCACACTTTTCGTACTAATACTTACAAACTTACTTTCATGGAAACTCCTTCTGGTATCAAG ATTATCTTGGTAACTCATCCTAGAACTGGTGATCTTCGGGAATCCTTAAAGTATATCTACAATTTGTATGTTGAATATGTTGTTAAGAATCCACTCTATACACCCGGATCTCCTATCAG GTCTGAGCTATTCAATACAACGTTGGACCAGTACGTGAGAGGCATTGCATAG
- the LOC11429153 gene encoding calcium-dependent protein kinase SK5 codes for MAKENPTPTIALKPVTWVLPYRTEKVTEIYRMGRKLGQGQFGTTYLCTHKSTNKKFACKSIPKRKLFCKEDYEDVWREIQIMHHLSEHPHVVRIEGTYEDSTAVHIVMELCEGGELFDRIVKKGHYSERQAAGLIKTIVEVVESCHSLGVMHRDLKPENFLFDTVDEDAKLKATDFGLSVFYKPGESFSDVVGSPYYVAPEVLRKLYGPESDVWSAGVILYILLSGVPPFWAETEPGIFRQILLGKLDFQSEPWPSISDSAKDLIRKMLDQNPRTRLTAHEVLRHPWIVDDNIAPDKPIDSAVLSRLKQFSAMNKLKKMALRVIAERLSEEEIGGLKELFKMIDTDSSGTITFDELKDGLKRVGSELMESEIQDLMDAADVDKSGTIDYGEFIAATVHLNKLEREENLLSAFAYFDKDASGYITIDEISQACKDFGLDDIHIDEMIKEIDQDNDGQIDYSEFAAMMRKGNGGIGRRTMRNTLNLRDALGLVGNGSNQVIDGYL; via the exons ATGGCGAAAGAGAATCCAACTCCAACAATAGCATTGAAACCAGTAACATGGGTTTTACCCTACAGAACAGAGAAGGTAACAGAGATATACAGAATGGGTCGAAAACTCGGTCAAGGTCAATTCGGAACAACCTATCTATGCACACacaaatcaaccaacaaaaaattTGCTTGCAAATCAATCCCAAAGAGAAAGCTTTTCTGCAAAGAAGATTATGAAGATGTTTGGAGAGAGATTCAGATAATGCATCATTTATCTGAACATCCTCACGTTGTTAGAATAGAAGGAACGTATGAGGATTCTACTGCTGTTCATATTGTTATGGAGCTTTGTGAAGGTGGTGAACTTTTTGATAGGATTGTGAAAAAGGGTCATTATAGTGAAAGACAAGCTGCTGGTTTGATTAAGACTattgttgaagttgttgaaTCTTGTCACTCTCTTGGTGTTATGCATAGGGATCTTAAACCGGAGAATTTTCTCTTTGATACTGTTGATGAAGATGCTAAGCTTAAAGCTACTGATTTTGGTTTGTCTGTGTTTTATAAACCTG GTGAATCCTTCTCTGATGTTGTTGGGAGCCCATACTATGTTGCACCGGAGGTCTTGCGCAAACTCTATGGACCTGAATCAGATGTGTGGAGTGCTGGAGTTATTTTGTACATCTTATTAAGTGGGGTGCCACCATTTTGGGCAG AAACTGAACCCGGGATCTTCCGACAGATTTTATTAGGAAAACTTGATTTTCAGTCTGAGCCTTGGCCTAGCATTTCAGACAGCGCAAAAGATCTAATCCGGAAAATGCTTGATCAAAATCCGAGAACAAGGCTAACAGCGCATGAAGTACTCC GCCACCCATGGATTGTTGATGACAACATTGCACCTGATAAACCTATCGACTCTGCAGTTTTATCACGTCTGAAACAATTCTCTGCTATGAATAAACTGAAGAAGATGGCTTTGCGT GTTATTGCTGAGCGGCTGTCCGAGGAAGAAATTGGTGGCCTGAAAGAGTTATTCAAGATGATTGACACAGACAGCAGTGGAACCATAACATTTGATGAGTTAAAAGATGGCTTAAAGCGAGTAGGATCTGAACTTATGGAGTCTGAAATCCAGGATCTAATGGATGCT GCGGATGTTGATAAAAGTGGGACAATTGACTATGGTGAATTCATTGCTGCAACTGTTCATTTAAATAAGCTGGAGAGAGAGGAAAACCTGTTGTCAGCCTTCGCTTATTTTGACAAAGATGCTAGTGGTTACATAACCATTGATGAGATTTCACAAGCTTGTAAGGACTTTGGTTTAGATGATATCCATATTGATGAAATGATCAAGGAAATTGACCAAGACAAT GATGGACAAATAGATTATAGTGAATTTGCTGCAATGATGAGAAAGGGCAATGGAGGGATAGGAAGGAGAACTATGAGAAACACACTAAATTTAAGAGATGCTTTGGGATTAGTAGGCAATGGATCCAATCAAGTTATTGATGGTTATCTTTAG